Genomic window (Sphingosinicella microcystinivorans):
GGCGTTTCGAGGTTGGTCGCGTAGTTGGGGCGGATGACGACGAGGTGGTCGTCGGGGGCGAGCAGGGCGGTGGCGATGATGAACAGCGCCGTCGCCGCGCCGCTGCACACCAGCACGTCGTCGGGGCTCAGGCGCGGGGCATCGCCCGCGATCAGCGCGCGCAGCCGCTCGCTGCCCCGGTGCTCGCCGTAGAGCAGCGTGAGATCGGGGATGGAGAGGCCGAGGCTCGACAGCGTCTGGTCGGTGATCGAGCTTTCGGAAAGATTGTAGCGGATGTTGCCGTAGCCGTACTCCTCGGGGATTCGACCTCGATCGGCATTCTGACGTAGCGCATGGGAACAACCTCGATGCTGCGGGGCGTTGCGCTGCCTTCAATGCTCCGTCGTGCGGAGCGGGAGCAATCCCTCCGGAGAGGGGTGGCGGGATTGCGCCCAGTGCCGCGCCAGCAGTTCGGCGAGCGAGCCGACGCCGAGCTTGCGGAAGATGCGCTTGCGGTGATCCTTCACCGTGTGACGGCTGATGCCGAGCCTGAGCGCGATCGCTTCGGACGAACAGCCCCGGACGAGGAGGCCGTGCACGTCCCGTTCGCGCGCGCTGAGGCCGTCCGCCTCCGAAAGACCCGCGCCGCCCAGTGCGGCGTGACGCTCGAAAGCGGCCGCAAGCGGCCCGCCGAGGGCGCCGAGGGCGGAAAGGTGCGCGTCGGCAGCAGCGATCCGCCCGCGCTCGCGGTACAGGCTCAGTTCCACCATGCCTCCGAGCGCGGGGAAATACAGCCCGATCTCCTCCTGCCGTTCAGGCCAGCCGGGCGTGCGGAAGCCGAGTTCCTCCTCGTCCGTCCAGATCAGCGCGTCGGCGTCGGGCAGAGGGTCCGCATCGCGCACCGCGAAATCGCGGGCGCGGACGGCGCCGCTTCCCGGTGCGGCGCGCAGCATCGGGTTCACTGCGTGCGTGACGGCGGCATAGGTCTCGATTCCGCGCGTGCAGCCGACGCGCGCGAAATCGTGGAACAGCGGCTGCGCTCTCCTCCCGCGGTAAAAGACCATCGCCGACAACTCGAACCCGAGCGCGCGGCAAAGCGCCTGTGCCGTGATGCCGTGGAAATCGGCTGTGCCGATCGCACCGATGACACGGGTGAGGGCCTTGTGGAGCATGGCCCGGTTTCTAGGCGGGGCACCTGACAGGAGCTTGTCGCGGGGTGCTGGGCCAAGCGCACGAAAAAGGGCGGCCCCGAAGGACCGCCCGTATTTTCGCCTATCTGCCGCTGCGGGGTTAGCGGCGGCGGCGCAGGGCACCGATGCCGACAAGGCCGAGACCGAGCAGGCCGAGCATTCCGGGCTCGGGAACGGAGGTGTCCCGAAGCTGGATGGACGTCTCGACGCGGAAGTTCGACTCCGTCGTGTGGCGCTCCGCGAAGAACAGCTTGAAGCTGTAATCCTGTCCGACAACGAGGCCGAGCGAGGGATCGTCGAGATTGCACGTACCGGAAAGCGCGGTATGGACGCCGCCGAGGTCGATGCACTGCTTGCCGTCGATGTAGACCCAGAGGTCGTCGTCGCCGGTGAATTTGAACTGCTGGCCCGCCTGGTAGGTGAAGGTCGTCTCCAGCTCGAGCGTGAAGTGGTAGTTGTGCGGGTTGCTTTCGGTCGCGCCGGTGATGGCGTCCAGCGGGAAGAACGAGAAGTTCTCATAGCTGTAGACACCCGAGCCGGGCGACGTTTCGTTCAGCGTCAGGGTGATGATGTGGGGCGTATTGACGCCCGGCACATCCCTGTACCACTGCGCGAACGAGGCGGCGTTGGCGATGTTGCCGGTGCCGTCAACGCCTGCGAACGTGGGCTTGCCGTCGGCGTCCAGCGTGTAGCTGGCGAGGCCGGCAACGTGGCCCGCGATGGGATTGGCCTCGAAATCCGAGTGCGTGGACGAGAAGTCGCGCACGGTTGCCGAGAGCGAGATGGACGCGGCGTCGGCCGGTACGCTGGCGAGAAGCGCGATCACCGTTGCGGCGCTGCCCAGAATGCGAATGTTCATGTCATCCTCCAACTGTCCGGGCGCTTTTCCTGCTCCGGCGCCCCCGGTTACGGACAGGTATAAGCAACGTTTGTGCCAGTTGGGCTGAATCGTCGGGAATCCGCACGAATCCCGTTCTGGCGTTCGCAGGCGCGCTTTCGGAATGTAAATTATACCGGCACCAGAACGATGCCGGGACTCAGGCAGGCGGGAACTGCGTTTCCACCATCGAGGAGCGCGAGGCCCATTCGTCGTGGAGCTTCGTCAGCTCCGGCCGCGTGCGCTTCCAGTCGAGCACCGGATGCCGGTAGTCGATGTATTCGAGCGCGATCACCGAGAGCATTTCGGCGTAGCTGCGATAGGCGGGCGCGGCGGCCAGCATCGCCGGGAGGGCGTCGAGCGCGCGCTCGATCTTCCCGCGCCAGCGGCCCTGCCAGTAGATCGAGCGCTCGCCCGGCTGGCGCAGCGTTTCCATGCGCCAGGCGACGGCGGCGTCGAGGATGGCGTCGATGTGCGCGGCGAGCGTCATCGCCGCCCAGCGCTTCGGGTCGCCGGGCGCCGGATAGAGGTCGCCCGCGTCCTTGAGGCTCGCGAGATAGGCGAGGATGACGCGGCTGTCGTGCACCGCCGTGCCGTCGTCGGTGATGAGCGCGGGGATCTTGGAGACCGGGTTCACGGAGATCAGTTCGTCGGGGTCCGCGAGCGGGTCCACGGGCACCTCGTCGACGGCGTCCTCGAGATCGAGCTCACGGACGAACACGCGCACCTTGCGCGCATAGGGCGAGGTGTAGGACATGTAGAGCTTCATGAACGATTCCCTGAACCAAACGATGATTTGCGGGCACGCTAGCGATGCGGGCGCTGCAAGAAAAGCGCGACGTGCGAACCGTTTGGCGGTGCCCTCATGAGCCGCGCCGACGATCTCGCCTTCGCGCACCGCCTCACCGATGCCGCCGGCGCGGCGATCCGGCCGTGGTTCCGCGCGCGCGTCGAGGTGGAGACGAAGGGCGATGCCTCGCCCGTCACCGTCGCCGACCGCGCCGCCGAAACGGCGATGCGCGCGCTCATCGAGGCGGAGCGGCCCGGCGAGGGCATCGTCGGCGAGGAGTTCGGCGTCTCGAACCCCGGCGCGTCGCGCGTCTGGGTGCTCGATCCCATCGACGGCACGCGCAGCTTCATCGCCGGGCGGCCCATTTTCGGCACGCTGGTCGCGCTGCTCGAAGAGGGGCGCCCCGTGCTCGGCATCATCGACCAGCCGATCGGGCGGGACCGCTGGGCGGGCGCGGAAGGGGCGGCGACGACGCTGAACGGCGCGGTCGTCACCACGCGGCGCTGCCCGTCGCTGTCGATGGCGCTCATCGCCTCCTCCGGCCCGCAGTACTTTCACGCGCCCGAGCGCGCGCGCTTCGAGGCGCTCGCCGCCGCCGCGGGCCAGCTCGTCTACGGCGGGGACTGCTACAACTACGGCCTCGTCGCCGCGGGCCACATCGACATCGTCGTCGAGGCGAACTTGAAGCTGCACGACTTCGCCGCGCTCGCCCCCATCGTCATCGGCGCGGGCGGGTCGATGACGGACTGGCACGGCCGCCCGCTCACCGGCGACAGCGACGGCAGCGTCATCGCGCTCGGCGACGCATCGCTGCTCCCCGAAGTGTCGCGCCGCCTGCTTGGCTAACCGCCCGACGTCTTCTTCTCGGCCGCCTTGTCCGCCGCGCGCACCGCCGCGCCGCTCGCCCCTGCAAGCACGGGGCCGCAGTTCGTGTCCTCCTCGTCGCCGAGGTCGATGAAGGCGACGATCGCGGCGAGCGGTGAGATGAGCGCGCCGAGCACGCCGCCCGCCACCGCGCGTCCCACGAGCTTGCCCGAAATGGGATTGACGGTCGGCGCCGCGAACCAGCCGCCGACGCTCACCGGCGACTGGCCGGAGAACAGGCTGGGGTTCTTCGCGTCCGCCTCCACGGCGAGGTCGAGGCTTTCGTCCTTGAAGCTGATGCGCCCGCCGCCGCGGATCACGTTCCGGCGCGTGTCGATGAAGATCGGGTCCGCGCGCCCCACGCCGTCCTTCACCGTGAAGGCGATGAGGCCGCAGCGGATGCGCGCGGGCTCCTTCAGCTTGTCGCCGAGCGCGGCCTCCACGAAGTCGCCGATGTCGAGTTCCAGCAGCTCCGCGTTGCGCAGCCAGAAGTTGCCCTGCGGCAGGATCGCGGCGATGCGTCCGTTCGCCGAGCCCAGCGATTCGCGCACGTCGTCGCCGTAGCCGGTGAGGTGCAGTCGCCCCTTCAGCACGCCGTTGGTGCCGCTGCTCTCCACGTTGAAGCCGCGCAGCAGGTCGGCGATCCGCACCGGGCTCAGGTTCACGTCGTAGCGTGTCACCACCGGCGAGCGGCGGGCGTTGAGGTCGATGTTCCCGGTCAGCGTGCCGCCCGCGAAATCGAACCGAACGGGCTTCAGGGTCAAGAGGCGGTTGTCGAGGCCGAGCGTGAGCTGGAGGTTCTGGAGCGGGATCGTGCCGGTGCGCACGTTCGCGGCGCGATAGGCGATCTGCGCGTCGAGGCGGCTCAGCCCTTCCGCGTTCAGCGGCGCGTTCGGCAGCACGCGCGGCCGCCCGCCTTCAGTGGTGATCGCGCCCTTGCCGCCCATGCTGTCCAGCCGCTCGGGCGGAATGCCGATCCACGGTCCGGCGTCGAGGATGTCGAGCGCGCGGCTCGCGAGGTCCGCGGCGATGAACAGCCGCACGCCGCCGGTGCGCACGGTCATGCTGCCGGAAAGGTCGCTCTCGCCGAACGTCCCCGCGATCTTGGTCATGCGCCATTCGTTCCCCACGGGCCGCAGCTCGCCGCCGAGGTCGAAGCGCCGCGTTTCGGGCACGGCGACGCCGAGCAGCAGGAAGGGGGTGGCGAGGTTGCCGCCGCGCGCACGGATGCCCAGCACCGCGCCGTCCAGCTCGGTCGCGCCGGGCAGCGTGCCCGCCGCGTCGATGCGGCTGTCGCCCACCTCGATGCGGAGGGCGAGGTCGTTGCGTCCGCCCGCCACCGTCGCGTCGGGGCTTTCGAGGCGGCCGGTCACGCGGAAGGCTTTCCCCATCGAGGTGCCGCCGCCCTTGAAGCCGATCGCCTCGCCGAACCGGCTCGACCGCGCGGCGATCGGTGCGAAGGCGAGATCGGCGAGCAGCCGCCGCGGTGGGTCGCGGTAGGCGAGCGTGGTGCCGGTGATCGCGGCGCGCCGGATCTCGGGAAGCCGGAAGGGCTCGCCGCGCGTCTCGCCGAACGTCCAGCTGTTGCGCGCGCCGGCCTTGTCCCATTCCAGCGCGAAATGCGTGTCCTCCAGCGCCGCCTGCCGGAACAGCACCTTGCCGAAGATCAGCCGCAGGATGTCGATCCTGAGGTCGATCAGCTTCGAATCGACGAAGCGTTCGCCCTCCGCCCAGTCCGGGTTGGCGACGACGAGCCTTTCGGCGCGGAACTTGATGTGCAGGTTCGAATAGAGCTGGAAATCGCCGCCGACGCTCACCTCGCGGCCGACGATGCTGGTCGCGATGCGCTCGAAGGGGCGTTCGAGAAAACGCCCCTTGGTGATGAACAGGATCAGCCACAGCAGGAACAGGATGCCGACCGCCCAGAGCAAGACCTTGAGCGCGCGCTTCACCGGGTTCGGGAACCGATCCCATGTGTCGCGGCCGGATCGACCCCATTCCCGGCCCCATTCGCGGATGGACGGCGTCTGCATGGAGGGACTAACGTGCGGCGATGATCGCGCGTTCCCCCAAGCTCACTCTTGCCGCCGCGCGGATCGGCACGCCGACCGGAGATATGCTCTGCGTGTGGGACGCGGACGGGCGCGTGCGTGCGCTCGAATGGGCGGACAAGGATGATCGCTTCCACGCGCTGCTCGCGCGGTATCAGGGGCCGGACACCGTTCTCGAAATGCAGGAAACCGCGCCCGCTCGTGTCGTTCATGCGCTTGCGGCCTACTTCGAGGGCGATTTCGCGGCGACGGCGGCGATCGAGGTCGATCCCGGCGGCACGGCGTTCCAGAAGGAGGCGTGGGCCGCGCTCAGGCGCATCCCGCCCGGCGAGACGCGCACCTATGCCGAGCAGGCGGCCGCCATCGGGCGTCCCGCCGCCGTGCGCGCCGTTGGCGCGGCGAACGGCGCGAATCCCGTGGCGATCATCGTGCCCTGCCACCGCGTGATCGGGGCGGACGGCTCGCTCACCGGCTTCGGCGGCGGCATCGAGCGCAAGCGCTGGCTGCTCGCGCACGAAGGCGCTGCCGTCGCGGCGGTGCAGCCCGGCCTGTTCGGCTGAACGACGGTCAGCCCTGACGCGAAAGCGCGAGCTTCAGGCCGAACGCGATGAACACGCCGCCGGTCAGCCGGTCCATCGTCTTCACGACGCGCGGGCGCGCGAGGAACCGGCCGAGCGGCACGGTGGCGGCGATCAGCAGGGCGAACCACACGAAGCCGAGCAGCACGTGCACGCTTGCGAGGACGAACGAAAAGCCTGCGGGGTCGACGCCGGTCGGGATGAATTGCGGCAGAAAGGTGATGTAGAAGACGCCGACCTTGGGATTGAGAAGGTTCGTGACGAGGCCCCGCGTGAAGGCCTCGCGCGCAGTCCCGCCGATCGCGGCGCTGCCCGCGGTGAGCGCGCTGCGCGGTTTCAGGATCAGGCCGACGCCCAGATACAGGAGATAGGCCGCGCCTGCCCATTTCAGGACCATGAAAGCCGTCTCCGAGGCGGCGAGCAGTGCGCCGAGGCCGAGCGACACCGCCCCGCCCCAGATCAGGCAGCCGAGCCCGATGCCGAGCGCCGCGAACGCCGCGCTGCGCGCGCCGGTCGTGGCGCTCCTGAGCACCATCGCCGTGTCGACGCCGGGCGTCAGGGTCAGCACCGTCGCGGCGGCGGTGAAGGCGATCAGGGACTGGGCGACGGTCATACCGTCTCTCTAGAGCAGGCGAGGGGGGGCGGTACAGCGCCGCCCATGTGCGCCGGGCTTG
Coding sequences:
- a CDS encoding AsmA family protein, with product MQTPSIREWGREWGRSGRDTWDRFPNPVKRALKVLLWAVGILFLLWLILFITKGRFLERPFERIATSIVGREVSVGGDFQLYSNLHIKFRAERLVVANPDWAEGERFVDSKLIDLRIDILRLIFGKVLFRQAALEDTHFALEWDKAGARNSWTFGETRGEPFRLPEIRRAAITGTTLAYRDPPRRLLADLAFAPIAARSSRFGEAIGFKGGGTSMGKAFRVTGRLESPDATVAGGRNDLALRIEVGDSRIDAAGTLPGATELDGAVLGIRARGGNLATPFLLLGVAVPETRRFDLGGELRPVGNEWRMTKIAGTFGESDLSGSMTVRTGGVRLFIAADLASRALDILDAGPWIGIPPERLDSMGGKGAITTEGGRPRVLPNAPLNAEGLSRLDAQIAYRAANVRTGTIPLQNLQLTLGLDNRLLTLKPVRFDFAGGTLTGNIDLNARRSPVVTRYDVNLSPVRIADLLRGFNVESSGTNGVLKGRLHLTGYGDDVRESLGSANGRIAAILPQGNFWLRNAELLELDIGDFVEAALGDKLKEPARIRCGLIAFTVKDGVGRADPIFIDTRRNVIRGGGRISFKDESLDLAVEADAKNPSLFSGQSPVSVGGWFAAPTVNPISGKLVGRAVAGGVLGALISPLAAIVAFIDLGDEEDTNCGPVLAGASGAAVRAADKAAEKKTSGG
- a CDS encoding helix-turn-helix transcriptional regulator — translated: MLHKALTRVIGAIGTADFHGITAQALCRALGFELSAMVFYRGRRAQPLFHDFARVGCTRGIETYAAVTHAVNPMLRAAPGSGAVRARDFAVRDADPLPDADALIWTDEEELGFRTPGWPERQEEIGLYFPALGGMVELSLYRERGRIAAADAHLSALGALGGPLAAAFERHAALGGAGLSEADGLSARERDVHGLLVRGCSSEAIALRLGISRHTVKDHRKRIFRKLGVGSLAELLARHWAQSRHPSPEGLLPLRTTEH
- a CDS encoding methylated-DNA--[protein]-cysteine S-methyltransferase produces the protein MIARSPKLTLAAARIGTPTGDMLCVWDADGRVRALEWADKDDRFHALLARYQGPDTVLEMQETAPARVVHALAAYFEGDFAATAAIEVDPGGTAFQKEAWAALRRIPPGETRTYAEQAAAIGRPAAVRAVGAANGANPVAIIVPCHRVIGADGSLTGFGGGIERKRWLLAHEGAAVAAVQPGLFG
- the hisN gene encoding histidinol-phosphatase, which encodes MSRADDLAFAHRLTDAAGAAIRPWFRARVEVETKGDASPVTVADRAAETAMRALIEAERPGEGIVGEEFGVSNPGASRVWVLDPIDGTRSFIAGRPIFGTLVALLEEGRPVLGIIDQPIGRDRWAGAEGAATTLNGAVVTTRRCPSLSMALIASSGPQYFHAPERARFEALAAAAGQLVYGGDCYNYGLVAAGHIDIVVEANLKLHDFAALAPIVIGAGGSMTDWHGRPLTGDSDGSVIALGDASLLPEVSRRLLG
- a CDS encoding LysE family translocator — protein: MTVAQSLIAFTAAATVLTLTPGVDTAMVLRSATTGARSAAFAALGIGLGCLIWGGAVSLGLGALLAASETAFMVLKWAGAAYLLYLGVGLILKPRSALTAGSAAIGGTAREAFTRGLVTNLLNPKVGVFYITFLPQFIPTGVDPAGFSFVLASVHVLLGFVWFALLIAATVPLGRFLARPRVVKTMDRLTGGVFIAFGLKLALSRQG
- a CDS encoding glutathione S-transferase N-terminal domain-containing protein; the protein is MKLYMSYTSPYARKVRVFVRELDLEDAVDEVPVDPLADPDELISVNPVSKIPALITDDGTAVHDSRVILAYLASLKDAGDLYPAPGDPKRWAAMTLAAHIDAILDAAVAWRMETLRQPGERSIYWQGRWRGKIERALDALPAMLAAAPAYRSYAEMLSVIALEYIDYRHPVLDWKRTRPELTKLHDEWASRSSMVETQFPPA
- a CDS encoding fibro-slime domain-containing protein produces the protein MNIRILGSAATVIALLASVPADAASISLSATVRDFSSTHSDFEANPIAGHVAGLASYTLDADGKPTFAGVDGTGNIANAASFAQWYRDVPGVNTPHIITLTLNETSPGSGVYSYENFSFFPLDAITGATESNPHNYHFTLELETTFTYQAGQQFKFTGDDDLWVYIDGKQCIDLGGVHTALSGTCNLDDPSLGLVVGQDYSFKLFFAERHTTESNFRVETSIQLRDTSVPEPGMLGLLGLGLVGIGALRRRR